One Amycolatopsis sp. NBC_00355 genomic window carries:
- a CDS encoding cellulose binding domain-containing protein, which yields MTARPLRRALPAAVVLLAAGLAGVTQAAAAEPDVSVTVNARAGLATVADTALGANHAVWDSQLGTDAVADLLGGAGVRMLRYPGGSYGDIYHWKDNTAPGGYVAPGTDFDTFMGGARRTGAQPIIIANYGTGTPQEAADWVRYANVTKGYGARYWEIGNELYGNGHYGANWEADDHADKSPAAYAHGVVAYAEAMKAVDPSVKIGAVLTTPANWPDGIVGEGDTADWNQTVLSIAGPHVDFVVLHWYPGGATAAEALAKPEQVDDMMYVVRREITQFAGADSARIGVALTETNTPVGMDTQPGALFAADTYSTMLENGVFTVDWWDTHNGATQVSTVEGETDYGDMGLLSSATCLGDGVCEPPLNTPFAPYHGLEMLGLFARPGDQLVRAGTSDPLVTAHAARRPDGDLSVLLINKEPGRARTVALDYAGYAPAATASKVFTFTHGATSIAESAGGSSAGRTLPPYSLTTLVLHPATATAAAPATPGPVVAGQVTDRSATLTWPAAAPGGHPVAKYEVYRSTGTTSEEWGETPGTSFTAGNLVPGSRYTVNVLARDAAGAVSWASPPLTFTTGAPARSTCAATMSDVQDWSSGFVGGVHLTNTGTKPIPNWTLTFTWPTARQHLTGGWNGTWTQSGTTVTVTSATALAPGESADPGFTADYGGPNILPTAFTLNGTLCSGS from the coding sequence ATGACAGCTCGACCACTTCGCCGCGCCCTTCCGGCCGCGGTCGTCCTGCTCGCCGCGGGCCTGGCGGGAGTCACGCAAGCCGCCGCGGCCGAGCCGGACGTCTCCGTCACCGTGAACGCGCGGGCCGGCCTGGCCACCGTGGCGGACACCGCGCTCGGGGCCAACCACGCGGTCTGGGACAGCCAGCTCGGCACCGACGCCGTGGCCGATCTGCTCGGCGGCGCCGGCGTGCGCATGCTGCGCTACCCCGGCGGTTCCTACGGCGACATCTACCACTGGAAGGACAACACCGCGCCCGGCGGTTACGTCGCGCCCGGCACCGACTTCGACACCTTCATGGGCGGCGCGCGGCGCACCGGGGCCCAGCCGATCATCATCGCCAACTACGGGACCGGCACCCCGCAGGAAGCCGCGGACTGGGTCCGCTACGCCAACGTGACGAAGGGCTACGGCGCCCGGTACTGGGAAATCGGCAACGAGCTCTACGGCAACGGCCACTACGGCGCGAACTGGGAAGCCGACGACCACGCCGACAAGAGCCCGGCGGCGTACGCCCACGGCGTCGTCGCCTACGCCGAGGCCATGAAGGCCGTCGACCCGTCGGTCAAGATCGGCGCGGTGCTCACCACTCCGGCGAACTGGCCGGACGGCATCGTCGGTGAGGGCGACACCGCGGACTGGAATCAGACCGTGTTGTCGATCGCGGGTCCGCATGTCGACTTCGTCGTGCTGCACTGGTATCCGGGCGGCGCCACGGCGGCGGAAGCGCTCGCCAAACCCGAGCAGGTGGACGACATGATGTACGTCGTCCGGCGCGAGATCACGCAGTTCGCGGGCGCGGACTCCGCGCGGATCGGCGTCGCGCTCACCGAGACCAACACCCCGGTCGGGATGGACACCCAGCCGGGCGCGCTGTTCGCCGCCGACACGTACAGCACGATGCTGGAGAACGGCGTGTTCACCGTCGACTGGTGGGACACGCACAACGGCGCGACCCAGGTGTCCACAGTGGAGGGAGAGACCGACTACGGGGACATGGGCCTGCTCTCCAGCGCGACGTGCCTGGGCGACGGCGTCTGCGAGCCGCCGCTGAACACGCCGTTCGCGCCCTACCACGGCCTCGAGATGCTGGGGCTCTTCGCCCGCCCCGGCGATCAGCTGGTGCGCGCCGGGACGAGCGATCCGCTGGTCACCGCCCACGCCGCCCGCCGGCCCGACGGTGACCTTTCGGTGCTGCTGATCAACAAGGAACCCGGGCGCGCCCGCACGGTCGCCCTCGACTACGCCGGTTACGCCCCGGCGGCCACGGCGTCGAAGGTGTTCACGTTCACCCACGGCGCGACGTCGATCGCCGAAAGCGCCGGCGGCAGCAGCGCCGGCCGGACGTTGCCGCCGTATTCGCTGACCACCCTGGTCCTGCACCCGGCGACCGCGACGGCCGCCGCCCCGGCCACCCCCGGCCCGGTGGTGGCCGGCCAGGTCACCGACCGGTCGGCGACGCTCACCTGGCCAGCCGCCGCGCCCGGTGGCCACCCGGTCGCGAAGTACGAGGTCTACCGGAGCACCGGCACCACCAGCGAAGAGTGGGGCGAGACGCCGGGAACGTCGTTCACCGCCGGAAACCTCGTCCCGGGCAGCCGGTACACGGTCAACGTGCTGGCGCGGGACGCGGCCGGCGCCGTCTCCTGGGCTTCGCCGCCGCTGACGTTCACCACCGGCGCGCCCGCCCGGAGTACCTGCGCGGCCACGATGTCCGACGTCCAGGACTGGTCGAGCGGCTTCGTCGGCGGCGTCCACCTCACCAACACGGGCACGAAGCCGATACCCAACTGGACGCTGACGTTCACCTGGCCGACAGCGCGGCAGCACCTCACCGGCGGCTGGAACGGCACCTGGACCCAGAGCGGGACCACCGTGACGGTCACGTCGGCCACGGCGCTGGCCCCGGGTGAGAGCGCGGACCCCGGCTTCACGGCCGACTACGGCGGCCCGAACATCCTGCCGACGGCGTTCACCCTGAACGGAACCCTCTGCAGCGGGTCATGA
- a CDS encoding sialidase family protein: MSSKRGFGTILLAAALLGLPVVPAASAASGCTSSVPFTSGTEGYDTFRIPAVIRAANGSLVAFAEGRRDSAGDSGAIRTVSRSSRDGGCTWGPLSVVTTNGDATAGNPTPVLARTGDLVLLTVHNGLVSEKQIMSGQASDRDTRRVFVQRSTDNGRTWSAARDITADAKPPGWRWYATGPGHATLLRHGPHAGRIVVPANHSGSPPAGSADAGTEAKYYGGHDLYSDDDGRTWQIGFTDDRTDGVIAANETSMTELPDGTLYFSGRNQGSAAEHRVDGYSVDGGKTLVRPYRVQPSLSGTKVEGSVLQTTIPWLLLYSGPSDPATRAVMQLRLSTDRGRTWTPGRTLTSGPAAYSDLVQADPLTAGLLYETGAAGPYENIVFHRIPLGQVR, translated from the coding sequence GTGTCATCGAAACGCGGGTTCGGCACGATCCTGCTGGCCGCGGCCCTGCTCGGGCTGCCCGTCGTCCCGGCGGCTTCGGCCGCCTCCGGGTGCACGTCCTCGGTGCCGTTCACCTCCGGTACCGAGGGTTACGACACCTTCCGCATCCCCGCGGTGATCCGTGCCGCGAACGGGTCACTGGTGGCGTTCGCCGAAGGCCGGCGCGACTCGGCCGGCGACTCGGGCGCCATCCGGACGGTGTCTCGCTCTTCGCGCGACGGCGGCTGCACGTGGGGCCCGCTCTCGGTGGTGACCACCAACGGCGACGCCACCGCGGGCAACCCGACGCCGGTGCTGGCCCGCACCGGCGACCTGGTGCTCCTGACCGTCCACAACGGACTCGTGTCGGAGAAGCAGATCATGTCCGGCCAGGCGTCCGACCGGGACACCCGCCGCGTGTTCGTCCAGCGCAGCACCGACAACGGCCGCACCTGGAGCGCCGCGCGCGACATCACCGCGGACGCGAAGCCGCCCGGCTGGCGCTGGTACGCCACCGGTCCCGGGCACGCCACGCTGCTGCGGCACGGCCCGCACGCGGGCCGGATCGTCGTGCCCGCCAACCACTCCGGCTCCCCGCCCGCCGGTTCCGCCGACGCCGGCACCGAGGCGAAGTACTACGGCGGCCACGACCTCTACAGCGACGACGACGGCCGAACCTGGCAGATCGGCTTCACCGACGACCGCACCGACGGCGTGATCGCCGCGAACGAGACGTCGATGACCGAGCTGCCCGACGGCACGCTCTACTTCTCCGGCCGCAACCAGGGTTCCGCGGCCGAGCACCGCGTCGACGGCTACAGCGTGGACGGCGGGAAGACGCTCGTGCGGCCGTACCGGGTGCAGCCGTCGCTGTCCGGCACGAAGGTCGAGGGCAGTGTGCTGCAGACGACGATCCCGTGGCTGCTGCTGTATTCCGGCCCGTCCGACCCCGCCACGCGCGCGGTGATGCAGCTGCGGCTGAGCACCGACCGCGGGCGCACCTGGACGCCGGGCCGGACGCTGACCAGCGGGCCCGCGGCGTACTCCGACCTCGTGCAGGCCGACCCGCTCACCGCCGGGCTGCTGTACGAGACGGGCGCCGCCGGACCGTACGAAAACATCGTGTTCCATCGGATCCCGCTCGGGCAGGTGCGCTGA
- a CDS encoding cytochrome P450: MTRAYPFSDPEKLDIEPQFEKLRTEEPLSRVTMPYGEPAWLATRYEDVKVVLGDPRFSRAAATGRDEPRLRPHLPPPGNILSLDPPDHSRLRRLVMKAFTMRRIDALRARAREIADGLVDTMLTQGPPADLVEAFALPFPVTVICELLGVPFEDRGDFRVWSDAFLSTTKFTPDEVLDAMTKMREYMAGLIAQRRETPHDDLLGALVVARDEDDRLSEEELLSLAQTLLVAGHETTASQIPNFVYALLTHPGQLALLRADLGLVPKAVEELMRFVPLGTGAGIARYATEDVELGGVLVRAGEPVLPALASANRDDAVYSDPEVLDLLRGEATHIGFGHGAHHCLGAPLARMELQVALETLLRRLPDLRLADGEDGIGWKRGLSTRGPLRLPLAWG, from the coding sequence ATGACGAGGGCCTATCCCTTCAGTGATCCGGAAAAGCTGGACATCGAGCCGCAGTTCGAGAAGCTGCGCACCGAAGAGCCGCTGAGCCGCGTCACCATGCCCTACGGCGAACCGGCCTGGCTCGCGACGCGCTACGAGGACGTCAAGGTGGTCCTCGGCGACCCGCGCTTCAGCCGCGCGGCGGCGACCGGTCGCGACGAGCCGCGGCTGCGTCCACATCTGCCGCCGCCCGGCAACATCCTCAGTCTCGACCCGCCGGACCACAGCCGGCTGCGGCGGCTGGTGATGAAGGCGTTCACCATGCGCCGGATCGACGCGCTGCGGGCGCGGGCGCGCGAGATCGCCGACGGGCTCGTCGACACGATGCTCACCCAGGGGCCGCCGGCCGATCTGGTGGAGGCCTTCGCGCTGCCGTTCCCGGTGACGGTGATCTGCGAGCTGCTCGGCGTCCCGTTCGAAGACCGCGGCGACTTCCGCGTCTGGTCGGACGCGTTCCTCTCGACGACGAAGTTCACGCCGGACGAAGTCCTCGACGCGATGACGAAGATGCGCGAGTACATGGCGGGCCTCATCGCCCAGCGCCGCGAGACGCCGCACGACGACCTGCTCGGCGCCCTGGTCGTGGCCCGCGACGAAGACGACCGGCTCTCGGAGGAGGAACTGCTGTCGCTGGCGCAGACGCTGCTGGTGGCCGGCCACGAGACGACCGCGTCCCAGATTCCCAACTTCGTCTACGCGCTGCTGACGCACCCGGGTCAGCTGGCGCTGCTGCGCGCAGACCTGGGCCTGGTGCCGAAGGCGGTCGAGGAGCTGATGCGGTTCGTCCCGCTCGGCACCGGCGCGGGCATCGCGCGCTACGCGACGGAGGACGTCGAGCTGGGCGGTGTGCTGGTCCGCGCGGGGGAGCCGGTGCTGCCGGCGCTGGCGTCGGCGAACCGCGACGACGCGGTGTACTCCGACCCGGAGGTGCTGGACCTGCTGCGCGGGGAGGCGACGCACATCGGGTTCGGCCACGGCGCCCACCACTGCCTGGGCGCGCCGCTGGCCCGGATGGAACTGCAGGTGGCGCTGGAAACCCTGCTCCGGCGGCTGCCGGACCTGCGCCTGGCCGACGGTGAGGACGGCATCGGCTGGAAGAGGGGGCTCTCGACGCGCGGGCCGCTGCGGCTGCCGCTCGCCTGGGGCTGA
- a CDS encoding MFS transporter, with protein sequence MSDTLTAPAPARRARRAESHPTAVLLVLALSTFAIVVMQSMVMPILSGLAQSLDVSMADVSWVVTVNMLSAAVFTPLLGSLGDKLGRKRVLMATLALTTLGSVLVAVSTSMGVVLAGRALQGMGFAAMPLAIGIVRSIFPPERVPSSIALLSALTGIGAGAGLLFSGLLVQAGVSAQGMFWISAAVTALGLLGTAALIRLPETAGKFYVDVFGLLTLAGGLVCLVLGINRGPAWGWGSATVLGLFAGAVVLLVGWVFVERRVREPLVDIAMMRTPVVLGTNIATFLTGAGMYGAFILVIQFVQTPGRFGYGFGSDALGAGLTLLPMTAGTLLAAGAVSMLIRRVGPKWPMVLGTVVATATFAFLLAFHAEHWHFYVATGLLGLGLGLAFGAIPTLLNSGVTPAQTSVANSVNQTLRSIGGSIGTAVASAILAANLLPRLPLPTVGAYTTAFTVSGAICVLAVVAAVLVPYRHRETTKESR encoded by the coding sequence GTGTCCGACACCCTGACCGCCCCGGCGCCCGCGCGCCGCGCCCGGCGCGCGGAGTCGCATCCGACGGCGGTGCTGCTGGTGCTGGCGCTCTCGACGTTCGCGATCGTCGTCATGCAGAGCATGGTCATGCCGATCCTGTCCGGCCTCGCGCAGTCGCTGGACGTCTCGATGGCCGACGTCTCCTGGGTCGTGACGGTCAACATGCTCTCGGCGGCGGTCTTCACGCCGCTGCTCGGTTCGCTCGGCGACAAGCTCGGCCGCAAGCGCGTCCTCATGGCGACGCTCGCCCTGACCACGCTCGGCTCGGTGCTGGTCGCCGTGTCGACGTCGATGGGCGTGGTGCTGGCCGGCCGCGCGCTGCAGGGCATGGGCTTCGCCGCGATGCCGCTGGCGATCGGGATCGTCCGGTCGATCTTCCCGCCCGAACGCGTGCCTTCCAGCATCGCGCTGCTGAGCGCGCTCACCGGCATCGGCGCGGGCGCGGGCCTGCTCTTCTCGGGCCTGCTGGTGCAGGCGGGCGTCTCGGCGCAGGGCATGTTCTGGATCTCCGCCGCGGTCACCGCGCTCGGCCTGCTCGGCACCGCCGCGCTGATCCGGCTGCCGGAGACCGCCGGCAAGTTCTACGTCGACGTCTTCGGGCTGCTGACGCTCGCCGGCGGCCTGGTCTGCCTGGTGCTGGGCATCAACCGCGGGCCGGCCTGGGGCTGGGGCTCGGCCACCGTGCTAGGGCTGTTCGCCGGCGCCGTCGTGCTGCTGGTCGGGTGGGTGTTCGTCGAGCGGCGCGTGCGCGAGCCGCTGGTCGACATCGCGATGATGCGCACGCCGGTCGTGCTCGGCACCAACATCGCCACCTTCCTCACCGGCGCCGGCATGTACGGCGCGTTCATCCTGGTGATCCAGTTCGTGCAGACGCCCGGGCGGTTCGGCTACGGCTTCGGCTCCGACGCGCTCGGCGCGGGCCTGACGCTGCTGCCGATGACCGCGGGCACCCTGCTCGCCGCCGGCGCGGTGTCGATGCTGATCCGCCGCGTCGGCCCGAAGTGGCCGATGGTGCTCGGTACGGTCGTCGCGACCGCGACCTTCGCCTTCCTGCTCGCCTTCCACGCCGAGCACTGGCACTTCTACGTCGCGACCGGCCTGCTCGGCCTCGGGCTGGGGCTGGCGTTCGGCGCGATCCCGACGTTGCTCAACAGCGGCGTCACCCCCGCGCAGACGAGTGTCGCCAACAGCGTCAACCAGACACTGCGCTCGATCGGCGGATCCATCGGCACGGCGGTGGCGTCGGCGATCCTGGCCGCGAACCTGCTGCCGCGCCTCCCCTTGCCCACGGTCGGCGCGTACACCACCGCGTTCACCGTGTCCGGCGCGATCTGCGTCCTCGCGGTCGTCGCCGCCGTGCTCGTCCCGTACCGACACCGCGAAACCACGAAGGAGTCTCGATGA
- a CDS encoding TetR/AcrR family transcriptional regulator → MDTATPRARRRDAAATREALLMAARTLLSEHGVEGTSTRDVAARAGVNQALVYRYFGSKEKLFAEAADRGWDSADTMTRDIPLKDLPRALLERALNVGAEHPGGLSGLVTAANDDMIRAVVRERIERAFDEQLAPRLSGPDRALRAELLAALITGVAVLRGKVGTKALTAADREALGAYVDRMAAPLLDLD, encoded by the coding sequence ATGGACACGGCGACACCGCGCGCCCGCCGCCGTGACGCGGCGGCGACCCGGGAAGCGCTGCTGATGGCGGCCCGGACACTGCTGAGCGAACACGGCGTCGAGGGCACAAGCACCCGCGACGTCGCGGCCCGGGCCGGGGTGAACCAGGCGCTGGTCTACCGCTACTTCGGGTCGAAGGAGAAGCTGTTCGCCGAGGCGGCGGACCGAGGCTGGGACTCCGCCGACACCATGACGAGGGACATCCCACTGAAGGACCTTCCCCGCGCGCTGCTGGAGCGCGCGTTGAACGTCGGCGCCGAGCACCCCGGCGGCCTGTCCGGCCTGGTGACCGCGGCGAACGACGACATGATCCGGGCCGTCGTGCGCGAGCGGATCGAGCGGGCGTTCGACGAGCAGCTGGCCCCGCGCCTGAGCGGGCCGGACCGCGCCCTGCGCGCGGAACTGCTGGCCGCGCTGATCACCGGGGTCGCGGTGCTGCGCGGCAAGGTGGGCACGAAGGCCCTGACCGCGGCGGACCGCGAGGCGCTCGGCGCGTACGTCGACCGCATGGCCGCCCCCCTCCTCGACCTGGACTAA
- a CDS encoding amidohydrolase family protein has translation MLIDCHGHYTTAPPALAAWRERQVAALSGGPAPARADLRISDDDLRETIEPNQLRLMDERGIDLTIFSPRASFMAHHVGDFATSSAWAAICNELCYRVSALYPGRFAPAAMLPQSPGVDPATCVPELTRCVEEYGAVALNLNPDPSGGHWTAPPLTDRSWYPVYEKMVEYDVPAMIHVSTSVNPAFHTTGAHYLNADTTAFMQLLQGDLFADFPTLRLVIPHGGGAVPYHWGRFRGLAMALGKPTLEEHLLGNVFFDTCVYHQPGSDLLFDVVPAKNILFASEMIGAVRDVDPGTGHHFDDTRRYLEAAELSEEDSAAIREHNARAVYPRLDALLKRQGR, from the coding sequence ATGCTCATCGACTGCCACGGGCACTACACCACCGCGCCGCCGGCGCTGGCCGCCTGGCGCGAGCGGCAGGTCGCCGCCCTCTCCGGCGGGCCCGCGCCGGCCCGCGCCGACCTGCGGATCAGCGACGACGACCTGCGCGAGACGATCGAGCCGAACCAGCTGCGGCTGATGGACGAACGCGGCATCGACCTGACGATCTTCTCGCCCCGCGCGTCCTTCATGGCCCACCACGTCGGGGACTTCGCGACGTCGTCCGCGTGGGCCGCGATCTGCAACGAGCTCTGCTACCGCGTCAGCGCGCTCTACCCCGGGCGGTTCGCACCGGCCGCGATGCTCCCGCAGTCCCCCGGCGTCGACCCCGCCACCTGCGTTCCGGAGCTCACGCGGTGCGTCGAGGAGTACGGCGCCGTCGCGCTGAACCTCAACCCCGATCCCTCCGGCGGGCACTGGACGGCGCCGCCGCTCACCGACCGGTCGTGGTACCCCGTCTACGAAAAGATGGTGGAGTACGACGTCCCGGCGATGATCCACGTCAGCACCAGCGTGAACCCCGCGTTCCACACCACCGGCGCGCACTACCTCAACGCCGACACGACGGCGTTCATGCAGCTGCTCCAGGGTGACCTGTTCGCGGACTTCCCCACCCTGCGGCTGGTCATCCCGCACGGCGGCGGCGCGGTGCCCTACCACTGGGGCCGGTTCCGCGGCCTCGCCATGGCACTGGGCAAGCCCACGCTCGAAGAACACCTGCTGGGCAACGTCTTCTTCGACACCTGCGTCTACCACCAGCCCGGCTCGGACCTGCTGTTCGACGTCGTCCCGGCCAAGAACATCCTGTTCGCCTCGGAGATGATCGGCGCGGTCCGCGACGTCGACCCGGGCACCGGCCACCACTTCGACGACACGCGCCGGTACCTCGAAGCCGCCGAACTGTCCGAAGAGGACTCGGCCGCGATCCGGGAGCACAATGCCCGCGCCGTCTACCCGCGTCTCGAC